AATAAAGTTTTAGGCTGTCAGTCTCAAGAGTCAGGGTTCAAAGGATACATCTGACAGGTGACAGAATGATTtgagaagaataaaaagaacaattatGGTTAGACAACGTAGCTAGGATTTTTGCACCTTTTCCAAGTCTTGCCTCTGTTTTTCATTATAATGCTTTTTAACCTCTTCAGGCCTCTAAAAGCCCTAAAAATTACACGATTTAAAAGAAACTCGTCATTCGAACTGCTCAAGCATTGGAACCACTGGCTTTGAGCAGGACTTTCAAGACCAGGTTCAACCCTATCATCTGTGTCctcctttaaattattttttgaaaCTTCACTTAACATAACTTCCCACTGGGAAAATCCAGCCATaagtccattttttaaaaaatccagtGAACTATGCTACTTCAGACAAAAATCACTGGATTTTTGGCCCCATGTATGGgggcgggcagcccgggttcgagtccggcctgtggctcctttcccgcatgtcattccctgctctctctacctgatttcaaactctatccactgtcctgtctctccattaaaggcacagaaagccccaaaaaaatatttaaaaaagaaatccctgGATTTAAAGGGTAgaagaatataaaacaaataaggCATACTATTATCTTTGgacatttctcttttaattaAATCTCGTCACATTATCTAACAATcttcttgggttttttttggtatcttttcaaacaaacactaaatcTGCCATTGGGTGGGTGTTTCTTGTGATGACTAACACATGAAGAATAAAGATATAACAAAGGGGGAAAATGGAACCCAGACTTAATAATACATAAACCACGTACCTATAGCTTCCCATACTTTCACCAAAAATCTCTTCAAACATGATTTAATTGAAACGCAGCATGGATCTAGAGACAAGAACTGAACATCACTGGTTTTAAGGATCACAGGCATTTAAGGACTGATTAGTTCAATTACTGGCAGTTATCTTGAATTGAATGTATTCAAGTTATCAGTTATTGCATTGTCTATTGTATCATctataaatctttaaattagCTCCTgaatcaacaataaacacaccCTCACATTGTGGGTTTTTGAGATGACTCATACCCAATAACAGTCCTCAGAATCAGACATTTTTATTCAGGGTTAAAATGATAACACAATTTGGATTGATGGCTAATTTGTAGATAATCTCATTCTTTCGTCACCTATAAGAAAGATGTGTGTTGAATACAAGTACTTTGTAGCAAATCATTAAACCCAAGTGACACAGACTTTACTTTTCATTCTGAGTACATCTCCCCTATGGTGACGGATTATTATCAaatggaaaagaacaaaaaagtgaaattatTTAACTTTGACTAATAAGAAAAACGAGTTTCTTTAACGTCTCACATGACTTGGTGAAGGGTACAAAAAAAGATGTAGAAAAACAAGGGTTATTATCTCCCTGTGTGATCtatttgtttgcctttttggaCATAGTAGAGTTTTTCATCCAAAGAATGTGGTTAATGTTTGCTCATTGCTAAAAGTGGTAGGGGTTCTGTGGGTGGGGAGCAAGATGGACCACCACCACTGTAATGATTGTGGTCCAAAGTGAGCGCTGTCCACTCTAATGGTGCTGAAACACTGAGAAGCACTGCTGACTGCCTGAGCTCCCCTGGGGAGGCaggctgaaaataaataacCCACATCTTCCTCTCACACAGGGTCTAACATTTTTGGATCCATTTGTGGCTGCAGGAATGGCACGAGCTGTACTTttcttgttcttattttttttttttttacatgctgcTCATGTTGTTTACATTGTGGAAGCCAAACAACTCCCCAGGCCTGCAAATGTGATCATTGATCACTGTCACACAAAGTTTGTAacacttcacaaacacaaataggCCTATGCATTGACTTAGCATCGAAAACAAAGCCCTTAAGAATACAAGCATTGGCAGAGAATGTAGAACTGGTGCGTTAAACATTGTTGTTTCTTTCACACGCAATAACAGGCTGCGTAGAAGCAGGGAAAAGAAAGATAGATTTGAGAGAGCCTCCACCCTccttttttattaaagtaaagGCTTCGACAAAATGATTCAACATTGAACGCACCAACCCATTCCTACCTGTGTTCACATTGTGCTTATATGCTGAGGACGAAAATAAGCTCAGTGTGAGATTCAATCATctgcaactgcactgttgtgATGCAAATCCTCCATCGTTAGGCAATTCTGTTTTCAAAAGGCTGCCTGCTCCATATTGGTGCAGTTTAAATGCAGAGTAGTGCTACATAACACTGGTTTTCTATTACAATTGATTAGTTATATATGACCAAGAGTGAAGAGATtgaaataagattttaaataatACCGTAGTGAGTTGTTGTCATCTTCAAACCAGCACGTACCTCAATGAACAATCAATCCGCAGGCAGGCACACACGGAGATGAAGCAGAAgcattacaaaaaagaaaaaaaaaaaaaaaaagaaagaagcaggcGTCGTTATTGGTTTACTATTGCTGGGGTCTAACCCAATCCAtgtctccctcctctgcctccgACATGGCAGAGAGATCCCCAGCACGATCTACTGCCCACCAGCCGGCTTCCTGCTCCGCATATCCAGCCGCCGCTTCGCCCAGAAGATCAACAAGTACGCCGGACAGACTACCTGTGCTCCCGGTCAGCTGTGTGAGGAGGCGCCGCTTCTCTCTGAAGGTGGATCCATGGCAGCTCCAGAGCTTTCCTCCACTGCTCATTAACTCTTTCAGCACCGAGACTCCACGCCTGGCTCCATCACTGAGCAGCAGACTCAACCTGATGCACTGGCGTTATGTTTGCGCAGGGCTGCATGTTTTCAGAACGGTAATGATGGTGCACGAAAAGATTGGAAAGATGGGTTTGTAGGTTTCTATGCAGGCTACTATGTATAGTTTCGTGTCATAATCGGAGGCACAGAGCCAACAATATAGGAGCGAAAATCAATGACACTAGCCTACATGCAGAGAAAGGGATCAAAACAatatcttctttcttttttctctaatGCATTTGTGTTTCGTTTGTTTGACTTAAGACTACTTAATTTAACACTGCACTGCAATCTGAACACCTATGCTATATCTTTTTAATTGAACCCCCATAAACTTGCTATTCTCCCTGCTCTGATCACATCTACTGTACATGGTGACATTAGAAAATACACATTGACACAGGGCATCACAGTTCGTCTATTCGTCTTATTAGATTTTTTCGTATTGCCAAATATGTTCTACAACAACGCATTTTATTGACTTGGTGCTTTTTTTCCAACTTATGAATCGAAAATTCTTAAAATGACATCGTAGTCTTCCTCTTCATTCAACAATTCATCATTGATAGGCAAATATCTTCACGGCTGCCACAAGATGTCTCCTATTACATTCAGTCTCCAGATCAAGTCTCACTGCTCATGTCTTGAAGGTGTGATGTTTCCACATTTCTGTAAGTTGGAGACTACAAATGAATGCCTCAACATTAGTGTGATGTGATAAAACCGCCTAATGTAGACAAACTCAGATATCAGGTGAGCACAGAAAGACTTTCATCCCTCAGCAGATGAATGTGGGAACAGCTCTTCAGTGTTAAAAATGAGAAATATGTCACGTTTTTCTtagtttgtcctttttatttaaaatatttataaccAAAACCAAAGATAAATATAATACAGACATAGagagaaaatccaaaaataaatagtgATACAGTACATGTAAAAAAGGTTTATAAATCCACATTATTTACAATTAATCAAATCACATTTCAGGCTGTGTCTTCTTCAGTCTGTATCGGATCTGCAGATCTCCGTCTGGCTGCAGCATCCCAAAGCCGTAGCGGCTGGTGTTCACTGGAGGCAGTTTATCCTCTGGGTTGCACAACTCCAGGTCAAGATGAGTCAGGAACAAGAACACAAATCTACCCAAACAAGGGGGAAATCAGTTTAGAACAGGCACCACAAAAGCTACTCTAACACGAcatattcaaaaacatttatgtGAGGTATATCCACAAATAGCCAGAGAGAAAAATCACACCAAGTTAATCAACCAGTCTGAAATAGAAAAGCAAAATGCCTAAAAATAACTTATTCCCAATGTCCCTCCAGTCTACGCATCAATATTATGTAACCTTCTCCAGCTTACTGATTACTGTTGCTGATGACCTCTAACCTTTGTAACTGGATATGATGTCTGACAAAGACCCTGCCTCCCATCTGACTTCCCTTTCCTGCCCTTATCCTCTTTGCTCATTACAAGGTAGCGAGGCAATAACTACATTATAATTTGCTGCTAGTGGTGAATGAGGGCATGCAATGAAAGGACAGTAATGGTAATGGTGCTAATTTGATGTGGAGATGGATTTTTCTAGTCCTGTCTGGTAATTGGGATGCAATTGCAGAAAATGCTTTGatcatgaatgcagcattttaaaaaactaaGATACAAATTGTATTTTTCCTTGAACTTACTGTTTAATGGTTGTAACAGCAAACTCTTTCCCAACACAGACGTTTGTCCCTGCTCCCCAAGGCATGGTGATGTACTTCAGCCTTTTACCTTCCTTGTAGAATGTATCCTTCACTGTCATGTCCTCGTTTAAGAAGCGATCATATTTAAAAATCTGGTtcaaaggagacaaaaaaaatatatgaaggcaTTTGTTAGAGTTGTGCATTAGGATATTATGCAAATCAGCTGGATCATATGTCTCCCGCGCCACGTTTTCTCTTAAATACCACATGTAATTCTGACCTTTTACCatttaagacaaacaaaataatttttGATTTGACCTTACTTTCTTGTTTGTCATCTCTCTGTTGTTTAATTTGTAGGCTAAATTAGCTTATCCCAAATATTTTATGCAGATGAATCCTGCCTAATAAAGGTTGCGTTTGCActccaaagctaaaaaatatcaaaattaaaAGTACAACTTTAAATACTGGgtaaaacacaataataataacagcatAACATTACTTAGtagaaaaaaagcattttccaTGTCTGAGCTATTATTTGTTGGTTGGCGGCCTGTGTACCTGTGGTTGCAGGTGTATCTCTGCGTCATTCTGAGGGCTGAGAAAGGGGAACAGACATATTTTGTCCCCCTGTCTGAGGTGGTACTCCTGTCCATTGGCCTTACGCAGGCTCTTGTCCTGCACCACCTCTCTGCTGATCATCACGGCCGCGGTAAGCCGTAGGGTTTCACTCAAAACACTGTCTGCAAAAACGAAAAGGACAGCAGAGTGGAGGATGTCAGAGGGCTGTCATGGCAAGTTAAATCAGCTGTGCCCCCTGGAATCATTTGGGGAGATACAAACATTTGCACAGATATGATTACATGAAAAAGGCAATCACTTctgaattaaataaaaggacaaaTTTTCATTCTCACTGTCATTGTTTCTCTACACTGCACTCATCTTGTCTTTTCCAACAAGTCAAATGAGCATTTGTTTTCATCAAACTGCAGGGGCCACACCAAAAGCCGGAGGAGCTCAGGGAATAAGTGAAAAGGCTGCTAACAGCTGTTACCTACCAAACACCGGTGTGCTGTGTGCCTCCAGCGGGTGGATAAGGGGGTGCTGGAGGGTAAGGTCCCTGATCTCTGATTTAACAGCCTCCATGGCCTCAGGGTTAGTGAGCAGGAAGCCAAGGAGCCAAAAGGCAGCAGGTCCAGTgttacactgaaaagaaaaaccccaaaaaactttatataaactTCTTGCTTGAAAAACTTTGTAAAAGTGGTCATATAATgcatataacaaaaaaaaaagattatttctgATAATACTCCGTCGTATCTGAGCCCTTTGTAAAACTGAAAAGATTGATATGAGGAGCAGCCACTTTGTAGACactgctgtctgtctgcttatcagagagagacacctgaGCCTGTCAGACAGTAATTGCTGAGTTAGGGGAGCTGCTCTTCTTACTTCTACACATCTCAGGTCAGCCCTCCATTGACAGCCGGGGCAAAGTGTCTAAAAGGGACTAATAGTGTGACAATTTGTGTATGTGTCCTCTTAGATCTATAggtgaggacttttttttaaaggaacagtgTAGCAATTGTGGACTATGTGTTAGATTTAGAATAGAAGATATCCTTAGCATGTCCTCCTTACACTTTATATGTTGGTGTCTTAAttcaaagctaagctaacctgcTGTTAGTTCCAGCTGCATATTcaagatacacacagacagatactaGTGTCCACAAAGTGGCTGCCATGATATACTGCCATGAAACTGGAAGTAGTTTTTATCTCAAATGTACATACTCCAATCCGGCCCAAATATCTCTGGTATGATGATTGAAATATTaagatgtttttgatttttcGTGTAATAACAGCAGCAACTATTGGCAACAggaaaagtcttttttttttttttttacgttattTGGTAGTTGAACATAACCACATCAAATTTGCTCTGTAAACCTTTTCGGATTCGACGCCATGACTCGCCATTCAAATGTAAGCTGTTATAGCTCGGCTGCACATGATCATATCTGCATTGAATTTCTTGTGCTTGATCTAGTTCCAGCCTGAATCAATCTgcattatacatttaaaaaaaataaataaaataacagcacCACCTCCTACTGACAACAGGAACTTTCTACTTCTGTATGATCAACTACAACTCTTACACTCTTAGGGCCTGTCCCATTAAAATTTGATCAGGTTCATCTTAAGACTTTCACCATGTTGCATTATGAAACT
The Labrus mixtus chromosome 7, fLabMix1.1, whole genome shotgun sequence DNA segment above includes these coding regions:
- the ptgis gene encoding prostacyclin synthase isoform X3, with translation MTPSAWTLPAAKSSSYKGSFVFSCRASNLQRRGNGWNSNEHFQGPSLSKLSSSMKAHLQKLLLSDQTDCQPSKWTQNGLFSLCYSLLFRAGYLTLFERIDDAPAVYEEFRKFDDLLTKLARCSLNRGERKTAALSRERLWELLSPKGESFRLDSSSWQQSYQHFLQEEGIDAEMQNRAFLLQLWTTQCNTGPAAFWLLGFLLTNPEAMEAVKSEIRDLTLQHPLIHPLEAHSTPVFGSVLSETLRLTAAVMISREVVQDKSLRKANGQEYHLRQGDKICLFPFLSPQNDAEIHLQPQIFKYDRFLNEDMTVKDTFYKEGKRLKYITMPWGAGTNVCVGKEFAVTTIKQFVFLFLTHLDLELCNPEDKLPPVNTSRYGFGMLQPDGDLQIRYRLKKTQPEM